From Blattabacterium cuenoti:
ATATTGGTTCAAATTTCGAAAGAACCGATTTCTAATAAAGGACCAAAACTTACCACAAAAATTTGCATTCCAGGTAGAAATTTAATACTCATTCCTTTTTCGGAAAAAATTTCTATTTCTAAAAAAATAAAAAATATAAAAGAAAGAAGTAGATTGATTTCCTACATAAAGAAAATAATACCTAATGAATTTGGAATTATTATTCGTACGGCTGCTGATCATGAAATAGAAGAAGTTATAAGTGAGGAGCTAATTTTTTTAATCAAAAAATGGAAAAGAACATTAAATAATTTAATGAAATTTTTACCTCCAGTTCGGATATTAAGTGAAAATAGTAAAACTTATTGTTTATTAAGAGATATATTCGATGATAATTTTAAATCTATTTCTTGTAATAACGATTTTCTTTGCCAAGAAATTCATTCATATTTATCTTTAATCGCTCCAGAAAAAACCAGTATAATTAAATATTATAAAGAAAATATCCCCATATTTGAAAAATATGGAATAGAAAAACAAATACAAATTTTTTTAGGAAAAAATGTTCCTCTTGAAAATGGAGCTTATCTTATCATAGAACATACTGAAGCTTTACATGTTATAGATGTTAATAGTGGAATGAGTAATCATATGATGAAAAATTGTACAGAATCAGAAAGAATCGATAATATATTGAAAATAAATATATTAGCGGCAACAGAAATAGCAAGGCAACTCAGATTAAGAGACATGGGAGGTATAATTGTAGTGGATTTTATAGATATGTATGATTCCATACAAAAAAAACAGCTTTATGAACATTTAAAGGAAAAAATGAAAAATGATAGAGCAAAACACAAAATTTTACCTCCCAATAAATTTGGGTTAGTTCAATTTACTCGTCATAGAGTAAGACCTGAATTAAAAAAAATGAATAATAAACAGTATCAAAATTCTCCTGCAGATTATATTCATTATTTAGAATTCGTTATAGAAACTATTATAAAAAATAAAAATCATAAAGGAATACAATTACATATTCATTCTTTTGTTTCATCTTATTTAAAAAAAGGATTCCCTTCTATTCAACAAAAATGGTTATTAAAATATAAAAAATGGATTAAAATAATTCCAAGAGATTCATTCGGATATACAGAATATCAAATTCTAAATAAAAATCACGAAATCGTATCATCATCTTTTTATTTTTATTAAAATTTATTATAAATTTTTCCTTTAGTGGGCGTGGTGAAACCGGTATACACGTCAGAATTAGGATCTGATGCCTATAGGCATAAGGGTTCGAATCCCTTCGCCCGCACTAATTTTTTATATTTCTTTTTTTATATCCTATATAAATTTGTCTAGGTCTTCCTATGGGTTCTCTATTTAATTTCATTTCTTTCCAATGAGCCATCCATCCTGGTAATCTTCCTAAAGCAAACATAACAGTAAACATATCTTTTGGAATTCCTATAGCTTGATAAATAATACCGGAATAGAAATCAATATTAGGATAAAGTTTTTTTTCTATAAAATAAGAATCCTGAAGAGCATCATTTTCAAGGTTTTTTGCCAATTCCAATATTGGATCAGAAATCCCTAATTGTTGAATTACATTTTCAGCTACTTTTTTAGCTATCCTAGCTCTAGGATCAAAATTTTTATAAATTCTATGTCCAAATCCCATGAGTCGGAATGGATCTTTTTTATTTTTTGCTTTTTCTATCCATTTTTTTATATTTCCTCCACTTTGTAAAATAGATTCTAACATTTCAATTACAGCTTGATTCGCCCCTCCATGTAATCTCCCCCAAAGAGCGCTCATCCCTGCCGATATAGATGAAAATAAGCCAACATGAGCGGAACCTAATAAACGAACGGTAGTTGTGGAACAATTTTGCTCATGATCAGCATGTAATATTAAAATTTTATTCAAAGCATCTGCTATAATCGGACTTTGCTCATAAGATTTATTAGGAATAGAAAAAAACATTTTTAACAAATTAGACGTGTAATCAAGGTGATAATCTGCATAAGAAAGAGGTAATCCAATTTTTTTTCTATAGGTTAAAGCGGCCAATATAGGTAGCTTAGCTAACAGATGAAGATACATATCTTCTTCCTGTAAACAATTTATAAATGCATCTAAAGTATAAGTTAAAAAAGATAAAATTCCCATTGGATGATAAAAATTTGGAATATTATCAAGTATTTTATTTATTTCCTTATGAATATAATTGAATTTTTTTATTTTTTCAGAAAAGGACTTTAATTGTGCAGTATCAGGAAGTTCTCCATTTAAAATAAGATAACTTGTTTCTATAAATGAACACTTATTAATAATTTGTTCAATAGGATATCCTCTATATAAAAGTTCTCCTTTTTCTCCGTCTATAAAACTAATGGAACTTTTGGTAATTCCTGTGTTTTTAAATCCTGGATCAAATGTAATAAAACCTGTATTTTCTCTTAATTGAGAAATATTAATAGCTTTATCATAAAAAGTTCCATAAATTACAGGAAGTTTGTAATGATATCCATTTATATTAAAATTCACGACACTGCACATAATAAATAAATTTTTTAAATATATATAATATAAGTAAAATGTAACTTTTATATTTTGAAAATCATTTCATCAAATGAAATAAGTGTATTAAATCCT
This genomic window contains:
- a CDS encoding citrate synthase, whose protein sequence is MCSVVNFNINGYHYKLPVIYGTFYDKAINISQLRENTGFITFDPGFKNTGITKSSISFIDGEKGELLYRGYPIEQIINKCSFIETSYLILNGELPDTAQLKSFSEKIKKFNYIHKEINKILDNIPNFYHPMGILSFLTYTLDAFINCLQEEDMYLHLLAKLPILAALTYRKKIGLPLSYADYHLDYTSNLLKMFFSIPNKSYEQSPIIADALNKILILHADHEQNCSTTTVRLLGSAHVGLFSSISAGMSALWGRLHGGANQAVIEMLESILQSGGNIKKWIEKAKNKKDPFRLMGFGHRIYKNFDPRARIAKKVAENVIQQLGISDPILELAKNLENDALQDSYFIEKKLYPNIDFYSGIIYQAIGIPKDMFTVMFALGRLPGWMAHWKEMKLNREPIGRPRQIYIGYKKRNIKN
- a CDS encoding Rne/Rng family ribonuclease: MNKELIINAEEQEVKIALLEEGKLLELHRDIFDKKFSVGDIYLGIVKKILYGLNAAIIDIGNSKGAFLHYDDLGFQINQMLDLIYTNHIKKKYVINNLENQKEKNSIDHILHIGQKILVQISKEPISNKGPKLTTKICIPGRNLILIPFSEKISISKKIKNIKERSRLISYIKKIIPNEFGIIIRTAADHEIEEVISEELIFLIKKWKRTLNNLMKFLPPVRILSENSKTYCLLRDIFDDNFKSISCNNDFLCQEIHSYLSLIAPEKTSIIKYYKENIPIFEKYGIEKQIQIFLGKNVPLENGAYLIIEHTEALHVIDVNSGMSNHMMKNCTESERIDNILKINILAATEIARQLRLRDMGGIIVVDFIDMYDSIQKKQLYEHLKEKMKNDRAKHKILPPNKFGLVQFTRHRVRPELKKMNNKQYQNSPADYIHYLEFVIETIIKNKNHKGIQLHIHSFVSSYLKKGFPSIQQKWLLKYKKWIKIIPRDSFGYTEYQILNKNHEIVSSSFYFY